A single region of the Patescibacteria group bacterium genome encodes:
- a CDS encoding LemA family protein — translation MTILYIILAGSVLWVIYAYNRFVTLVNRAKEAWADIDVQLKRRYNLIPNLINTVKGYAKHEKGTFEKVTEMRVKAMQAGGIEEKGKAENMLTSALKSLFAVAENYPDL, via the coding sequence ATGACTATCTTATACATTATTCTTGCCGGCAGTGTATTGTGGGTGATTTATGCCTACAACCGTTTTGTGACATTGGTCAATCGCGCAAAAGAAGCATGGGCAGATATCGATGTGCAACTTAAGCGTCGCTATAATTTAATTCCAAACTTAATTAATACCGTCAAAGGTTACGCAAAGCACGAAAAAGGAACATTTGAAAAGGTAACAGAAATGCGTGTGAAAGCAATGCAGGCAGGTGGCATTGAAGAAAAAGGAAAAGCGGAAAACATGCTCACAAGTGCACTCAAATCTCTGTTTGCAGTCGCTGAAAACTATCCTGACCTCA
- the groL gene encoding chaperonin GroEL (60 kDa chaperone family; promotes refolding of misfolded polypeptides especially under stressful conditions; forms two stacked rings of heptamers to form a barrel-shaped 14mer; ends can be capped by GroES; misfolded proteins enter the barrel where they are refolded when GroES binds) — MAKIIISEQKARETLKKGMDVVAGAVQVTLGPRGRNVVFDKGYGAPTITNDGVTIAKEITLKDKFQNMGAEIIKEVANKTNDAAGDGTTTATVLAHSMVTEGMGSIPKGFNSMLVRRGIEDATADAVTELKKMAKPIKGDAIQQVASISSESEEIGNIIADTINKVGKDGVLTVEESQTFGIDSDVVEGLEFDKGFVSPYMITDSERMEAEYKDALILITDKKISSVQEILPLLEKLAQSGKKELVIIADDVEGEALATFVVNKLRGSFSILAVKAPGYGDRKKEQLGDIATVVGGQVVSEDVGVKLENVELSMLGSAGRVVATKDKTTIIGGKGKKNTIKDRAAALQKQAELSDSKFDREKLEERIAGLLGGVAVIHVGAATETEIKYLKHKIEDAVNATKAAIEEGVVHGGGAAFAKVAEILRSKHEQLQDTKGMTERAVGYSIVISALSAPLNRILVNAGITKEKIASIINSVATDTVIEKGAGEPMKSENLGYNAFTNSWVPDMFKEGIIDPLKVTRTALQNAASAAAMFLTTEVAIADEPEEEKSAAPSMGGGMPDMGGMY, encoded by the coding sequence ATGGCAAAAATTATTATTTCAGAACAAAAGGCTCGCGAGACGCTTAAAAAAGGAATGGACGTTGTTGCAGGAGCAGTTCAGGTTACTCTTGGTCCTCGTGGAAGAAATGTGGTGTTTGACAAGGGTTACGGAGCGCCGACAATCACAAACGATGGAGTTACAATAGCAAAAGAGATTACGCTCAAAGACAAATTTCAGAATATGGGAGCTGAAATTATAAAAGAAGTTGCAAACAAAACCAACGATGCGGCAGGAGATGGCACTACGACTGCAACTGTTCTTGCACATTCTATGGTTACTGAGGGCATGGGAAGCATTCCGAAAGGGTTTAACTCGATGCTCGTGCGTCGCGGTATAGAAGACGCAACTGCTGATGCAGTAACTGAACTCAAAAAGATGGCGAAGCCCATAAAGGGGGATGCGATACAACAAGTTGCTTCAATTTCCTCTGAATCTGAAGAAATTGGCAACATCATAGCTGACACAATAAACAAAGTCGGTAAAGACGGAGTACTCACAGTAGAAGAATCTCAGACATTTGGTATTGATTCAGATGTGGTCGAAGGTCTTGAATTTGATAAAGGTTTTGTGTCACCATACATGATTACTGACTCTGAGCGTATGGAGGCGGAGTATAAAGACGCACTTATACTCATCACTGACAAGAAAATTTCATCGGTGCAGGAAATTTTGCCGCTTCTAGAAAAACTTGCACAGTCAGGAAAAAAAGAATTGGTGATTATAGCCGACGATGTTGAAGGTGAGGCGTTGGCGACGTTTGTGGTGAACAAACTTCGCGGCTCATTTAGTATTTTGGCAGTTAAAGCGCCAGGGTACGGTGATAGAAAAAAAGAACAGCTTGGAGACATTGCAACTGTTGTTGGCGGGCAGGTAGTTTCCGAGGATGTCGGTGTAAAACTTGAAAATGTGGAACTCTCTATGCTAGGCAGTGCTGGAAGAGTTGTTGCAACCAAAGACAAAACGACAATCATTGGCGGAAAAGGTAAAAAGAACACAATCAAGGATCGAGCCGCAGCACTTCAGAAACAAGCTGAACTTTCAGACTCAAAATTTGATCGTGAAAAGCTCGAAGAACGAATAGCAGGACTGTTAGGTGGCGTTGCAGTTATTCATGTTGGTGCTGCAACCGAAACAGAAATAAAGTATTTAAAACATAAAATTGAAGATGCAGTGAATGCAACCAAAGCGGCAATTGAAGAAGGGGTAGTGCACGGCGGCGGAGCCGCATTTGCAAAAGTTGCCGAGATATTGCGAAGCAAACACGAACAATTACAAGACACCAAGGGAATGACCGAGCGCGCAGTAGGATATAGTATTGTGATTTCAGCACTTTCTGCACCACTTAATAGAATCCTAGTTAATGCAGGAATTACAAAAGAGAAAATTGCTTCTATTATCAACAGCGTCGCAACCGATACAGTAATTGAGAAAGGAGCTGGAGAGCCGATGAAGTCAGAAAACCTTGGCTATAATGCATTTACCAATTCATGGGTTCCGGACATGTTCAAAGAGGGAATTATTGACCCGTTGAAAGTCACAAGAACTGCGCTTCAAAATGCGGCCTCTGCTGCAGCAATGTTTTTGACAACCGAAGTGGCAATTGCCGATGAGCCAGAAGAGGAAAAGTCGGCAGCGCCGAGTATGGGAGGTGGAATGCCAGACATGGGAGGAATGTATTAA
- a CDS encoding co-chaperone GroES — MQIKPLGDRVLIKPLSQGDRGITLPSGIIIPETVDQEKTDRGTVIAVGEGKRNNSGELIQINVTKGDIVLFQWGDKVEIDGEEYYIVGESGVLAIIS, encoded by the coding sequence ATACAAATAAAGCCTCTTGGGGACAGGGTTCTAATTAAGCCTCTTTCGCAAGGGGATCGAGGGATTACACTACCGTCAGGTATTATCATTCCTGAGACAGTAGATCAGGAAAAGACTGATCGAGGAACCGTTATCGCAGTTGGGGAAGGTAAACGAAATAACAGTGGCGAACTTATACAAATCAATGTAACAAAGGGTGACATTGTATTGTTTCAGTGGGGTGACAAAGTAGAGATTGATGGGGAAGAGTATTACATAGTAGGTGAAAGCGGTGTATTAGCGATAATTTCATAA
- the secG gene encoding preprotein translocase subunit SecG produces the protein MEAISAILPHIQIVLAVLLIGAVLLQQTGSGLGGAFGGDNFSAGFHTRRGAEKILFNATIVLAVLFALTAFVALII, from the coding sequence ATGGAAGCAATTTCTGCGATACTGCCACATATTCAGATCGTCCTTGCAGTCCTCCTTATAGGAGCAGTGCTCCTTCAACAAACTGGGTCAGGTCTCGGTGGAGCGTTTGGGGGTGATAATTTTAGCGCTGGTTTTCATACACGTAGGGGCGCTGAAAAAATCTTATTCAATGCTACGATAGTGCTTGCGGTACTTTTTGCACTCACTGCATTTGTCGCCCTCATCATATAA
- a CDS encoding peptide ABC transporter substrate-binding protein — protein MKEESDRKSLQSGVFSIPKCQELEALVHSFSPAEKVLFWMFAALLVGSTATLMFQVNKFLITEVPAYGGSISEGIVGSPRFINPLLAISDADRDMASLLYSGLMKIDPTGGIIPDLAKSYNISEDGLVYSFTLRDDIVFHDGTPISADDVLFTIQMAQDPTLKSVKRASWDGITAEKISEREINFYLKQPYAPFLQNTTLGILPRHIWKDIELDQFPFSTFNTEPIGSGPYKLESVDKSTSGVPKQYKLSSFNEYALGKPYISNVEVIFYQNEDDLINGYRNSKIGNINSIAPDKVGRLKEEGAYVVLSSLPRIFAVFFNQNQAPVFVNKEVRIALNIGLDKTSIVREILSGYGTVIDSPLPPGVIVRKNTQSVVENTSSTTLTKTEKAIAILEDAGWEYNEAEQIYEKIRKKETQRLEFSLATSNVPELKAAAEIVAKEWEKMGARVTVKIFETGDLNQNVIRPRKYDALLFGEIVGRELDLFAFWHSSQRNDPGLNIALYANITVDDLLENVRVSSDKKARVATYEAFEEEIMADVPAVFLYSPDFIYIVSPTIQGIELESITVAAERFLNIHKWYIETDKVWHFFE, from the coding sequence GTGAAAGAAGAAAGCGATAGAAAATCATTACAATCAGGTGTGTTCTCTATTCCTAAATGTCAGGAGTTGGAAGCACTTGTGCACTCGTTCTCTCCTGCAGAGAAGGTATTGTTTTGGATGTTTGCTGCACTTCTTGTTGGAAGTACAGCAACGCTTATGTTTCAGGTAAATAAATTCTTAATTACTGAAGTGCCCGCTTATGGTGGCTCAATATCAGAAGGAATTGTTGGTTCCCCACGATTTATCAACCCGCTTCTTGCAATCTCCGACGCAGACCGCGATATGGCTTCGCTTCTGTATTCTGGACTCATGAAAATAGACCCTACCGGGGGCATTATTCCTGATTTAGCAAAGAGCTACAATATTTCAGAGGACGGACTTGTCTATAGTTTCACACTACGTGATGACATAGTATTTCATGATGGCACACCGATAAGCGCAGACGATGTACTCTTTACTATTCAAATGGCACAGGACCCAACACTCAAGAGTGTTAAGCGTGCAAGTTGGGATGGAATAACAGCGGAAAAAATATCTGAACGTGAAATAAATTTTTATCTCAAACAACCATATGCACCATTCTTGCAAAATACAACACTTGGCATATTGCCAAGACACATCTGGAAAGATATTGAGCTTGATCAGTTTCCATTTAGTACATTCAACACTGAACCAATCGGTTCTGGTCCATACAAACTTGAATCGGTTGATAAAAGCACCTCTGGAGTTCCTAAACAATACAAACTCTCCTCATTCAATGAGTATGCGCTCGGCAAACCATACATTTCAAACGTAGAAGTGATATTCTACCAAAACGAAGATGATCTCATAAACGGATACAGAAACAGTAAGATTGGTAATATAAACAGCATTGCTCCTGATAAAGTAGGTAGGCTTAAAGAAGAAGGTGCATATGTTGTGCTCTCCTCACTCCCAAGAATTTTTGCGGTATTTTTCAATCAAAACCAGGCTCCAGTATTTGTAAACAAAGAGGTGCGTATCGCACTCAATATAGGTCTTGATAAAACAAGCATTGTCAGAGAAATACTCAGCGGATACGGAACTGTTATTGACAGCCCGCTGCCACCTGGAGTCATTGTGCGTAAAAACACGCAATCCGTCGTAGAAAATACAAGTAGTACCACATTAACCAAAACAGAAAAAGCGATAGCAATACTTGAAGATGCTGGATGGGAATATAACGAGGCTGAACAAATCTATGAAAAAATCAGAAAAAAAGAGACCCAGCGACTTGAATTTTCACTGGCAACCTCTAACGTGCCTGAACTTAAAGCAGCGGCCGAAATAGTTGCAAAAGAATGGGAGAAGATGGGAGCACGCGTCACGGTAAAGATATTTGAGACTGGGGATTTAAACCAGAATGTCATCCGCCCACGCAAGTACGATGCTCTTTTGTTTGGAGAAATAGTTGGTCGTGAACTCGACTTATTTGCCTTTTGGCATTCATCTCAGCGCAATGACCCGGGACTTAATATTGCACTTTACGCAAATATAACTGTAGATGATCTTCTCGAAAATGTTCGAGTATCATCTGACAAAAAAGCGCGTGTGGCAACATATGAGGCATTTGAAGAAGAAATTATGGCAGATGTACCAGCGGTCTTTTTGTATTCACCGGATTTTATTTATATTGTATCTCCAACAATACAAGGTATTGAATTAGAATCAATAACCGTGGCAGCTGAGCGATTTTTAAATATCCACAAGTGGTACATTGAAACAGATAAAGTCTGGCATTTCTTTGAATAA
- a CDS encoding ribonuclease J, translated as MITKDNKNWRRPGEETTHGKNTTAPFKRKTTGRKAGAHRKRISHRKTQKQKRFTEVTSNNNKKEDIIPPLGESIRIIPLGGVEEIGRNMTLFEYKNDIIIVDCGFKFKEEDTPGIDYILPNAKYLEDRKEKIRALVITHGHLDHIGGIPYIMEKIGNPPIYSRRLTTVMIKKRQEEFPHVPKLTIHEVEKNDTIKIGDHFKIKFFSVTHTIPDSMGVIIETPFGNIVHTGDLKLDHVDGVPIKKEEEEFKKFEKENVLLLLADSTNVERPGFSIPESTVYENIEEIIKNTPGRLIVGTFASQLERIVKIIEIAEKYKRKVVVEGRSMVTNVEIVKHLGILKPRQGTLIGINEMENYPPNRILVLATGAQGDEFAVLMRTATKAHKKLKIQNGDTVLLSSSIIPGNERAVQKLKDNLSRQGAKIIHYQVSDVHSSGHANRDETAWIHKQIGSKFFIPIHGYHYMLRVHAELAQSLGMSKENIVIPDNGSIIEIRDNGNKIVHLKERAPMGTRMVDGFSMGDLQEVVIRDRKMLSQDGIFVVFVVIDLKTGKLRKSPDIISRGFVYLRESQHLLQETRLLVKKSVEDSIRGAHPINFDYVKNNMTDVVGMFLFQKTNKHPIVIPVVFGV; from the coding sequence ATGATTACAAAAGATAATAAAAACTGGAGACGACCTGGAGAGGAAACGACTCATGGCAAAAATACTACAGCTCCATTCAAAAGAAAAACAACTGGGAGAAAGGCTGGAGCACACCGAAAAAGAATCAGTCACAGAAAAACGCAAAAACAAAAACGCTTCACTGAAGTTACTTCAAACAATAATAAGAAAGAGGATATCATTCCCCCACTCGGCGAAAGTATTCGTATTATTCCCCTCGGTGGTGTTGAGGAAATTGGTAGAAACATGACGCTCTTCGAATACAAAAACGATATCATCATTGTTGACTGTGGATTTAAATTCAAAGAAGAGGATACACCAGGAATTGACTATATATTACCCAATGCCAAATATCTCGAAGACCGTAAAGAAAAAATACGAGCGTTGGTTATAACGCACGGTCACCTCGACCACATTGGTGGTATTCCTTATATTATGGAGAAAATCGGCAACCCCCCTATCTATTCGCGTCGCCTAACGACCGTGATGATTAAAAAGCGCCAGGAGGAATTCCCTCATGTGCCAAAACTCACTATTCACGAAGTTGAAAAGAATGACACGATTAAGATTGGAGATCATTTCAAAATTAAATTTTTCTCCGTTACACATACTATCCCCGACTCAATGGGAGTAATTATTGAAACACCGTTTGGAAATATTGTGCACACCGGTGACCTCAAATTGGACCATGTTGACGGTGTGCCAATAAAAAAAGAGGAGGAGGAATTCAAGAAATTTGAAAAAGAGAATGTCCTTCTTTTATTGGCTGATTCCACAAATGTTGAACGGCCCGGTTTTTCTATTCCTGAGAGCACCGTATATGAAAATATAGAGGAGATAATAAAAAATACCCCGGGGCGGCTTATTGTGGGTACATTTGCTTCCCAGCTTGAGCGAATCGTAAAAATTATTGAAATAGCGGAGAAATACAAACGAAAGGTAGTAGTTGAAGGGAGAAGTATGGTAACCAACGTTGAAATCGTAAAACATCTCGGAATTCTCAAACCAAGACAAGGAACCTTGATTGGAATTAATGAAATGGAAAACTATCCCCCTAACAGAATTCTTGTGCTTGCAACCGGTGCTCAGGGTGATGAGTTTGCCGTACTAATGAGAACTGCAACCAAAGCACACAAGAAGCTTAAAATACAAAACGGTGATACAGTTCTTCTTTCTTCCTCTATCATTCCTGGAAATGAACGAGCTGTACAGAAACTTAAAGATAATCTCTCGCGGCAGGGTGCAAAAATCATTCATTATCAGGTCAGTGACGTACATTCAAGTGGACACGCTAACCGTGATGAAACTGCATGGATACATAAACAAATCGGATCAAAGTTCTTTATACCGATTCATGGATACCACTACATGCTCAGAGTTCATGCTGAGCTTGCTCAATCACTCGGCATGTCAAAAGAAAATATCGTTATCCCCGACAACGGTTCTATTATTGAAATCAGAGATAACGGTAACAAAATTGTACACCTTAAAGAGCGTGCGCCAATGGGCACTAGAATGGTTGATGGCTTTTCAATGGGTGATCTTCAAGAAGTGGTCATTCGTGATAGAAAAATGCTTTCGCAAGACGGGATCTTTGTGGTTTTTGTAGTCATAGACCTTAAAACCGGCAAACTCAGAAAATCTCCTGATATTATATCGCGTGGTTTTGTGTATCTGCGTGAATCGCAGCATCTTCTGCAAGAAACACGCCTATTGGTAAAGAAATCCGTTGAGGACTCTATACGAGGAGCTCACCCGATAAACTTTGACTACGTCAAAAACAACATGACCGACGTAGTTGGTATGTTTCTTTTTCAAAAGACAAATAAACACCCTATTGTTATCCCTGTTGTATTCGGAGTTTAG
- a CDS encoding MFS transporter produces the protein MRSVMRRLEGSEALGLLYLANFIISFHLFLVVYINSSFLNSFIEEQFIGTVWIIGSIIGIGALIFIVQALRLFGNYRILVAISTIEIFIFLGLATIKSPAILVALFIAYIAFHPLILYNLDIFLESYTKKEGTTGSVRGTFLTISNTALIIAPLLAGIILTDGDYWKIYLISMTLLIPFMFIISKFRSFKDPVYHNLKIIENMRTIWANADLHGIFMSYFLLRFFFAWMVIYMPLYLYGHIGFSWTEIGFMFAIMLLPFALLEYPAGRIADKWLGEKELLSAGFVIMAFFTVLVPFITTASFVTWTVILFMMRVGASLVEIMSESYFFKHVDGGDNNIIGLFRIVRPVSYIIGPIVASVTLLFFDLGYIFLILGIIVLYGLRYSLMLRDTK, from the coding sequence ATGAGAAGCGTCATGAGAAGACTCGAAGGCAGTGAAGCTTTAGGTTTGTTATATCTAGCAAACTTTATTATTTCATTTCACTTGTTTTTGGTTGTATACATAAACTCTAGCTTTCTTAACAGTTTTATAGAAGAACAATTCATCGGAACCGTTTGGATCATTGGTTCCATCATAGGAATAGGGGCATTGATTTTTATAGTGCAAGCTTTGCGATTATTTGGAAACTATCGCATACTGGTTGCCATCTCCACCATTGAAATATTTATTTTCCTTGGACTTGCAACAATTAAAAGCCCTGCTATTCTTGTTGCGCTTTTTATCGCCTACATTGCTTTCCACCCTTTGATTCTGTACAATCTTGATATTTTTCTTGAGAGTTATACAAAAAAAGAGGGTACCACAGGTAGTGTACGCGGCACTTTTTTAACGATATCTAATACAGCACTCATTATTGCACCGCTATTGGCGGGAATTATTTTAACAGACGGTGATTACTGGAAAATATACTTAATTTCAATGACACTTCTAATACCATTTATGTTTATTATTTCAAAGTTTAGATCATTTAAAGATCCTGTCTACCACAATCTTAAAATTATTGAAAATATGCGAACCATTTGGGCCAATGCGGACTTGCACGGTATTTTCATGTCGTATTTTTTGCTTCGTTTCTTCTTTGCCTGGATGGTTATTTATATGCCACTGTATCTTTACGGACATATTGGATTTTCGTGGACTGAAATAGGTTTCATGTTCGCAATTATGCTTCTTCCCTTTGCACTTCTCGAATATCCGGCTGGGAGAATAGCTGACAAATGGCTTGGCGAAAAAGAGCTTCTTTCTGCGGGATTTGTAATTATGGCATTTTTCACTGTCTTGGTACCTTTTATTACTACAGCGAGTTTCGTTACTTGGACAGTAATTCTTTTTATGATGCGAGTTGGTGCGAGTCTTGTTGAAATTATGTCCGAGAGTTACTTTTTTAAGCACGTTGACGGAGGTGATAACAATATTATTGGCCTCTTTAGAATTGTCAGACCGGTATCATATATTATCGGGCCAATTGTTGCTTCGGTAACTCTGCTCTTTTTTGACCTCGGTTATATATTTCTCATATTAGGAATCATTGTTCTCTATGGCTTACGTTATTCACTTATGTTGCGGGATACAAAGTAG
- a CDS encoding PspC domain-containing protein, with protein MEHKKNIKKLYRSHDNKICAGVIGGLGEYFSIDPVLLRVVWVFILIFTGIVPGLIVYLITMFIVPLKPSAH; from the coding sequence ATGGAACATAAAAAAAATATAAAAAAGCTCTATCGAAGTCACGACAATAAAATATGTGCAGGCGTCATCGGAGGATTGGGGGAGTATTTTAGTATTGACCCTGTGCTTTTGCGTGTCGTTTGGGTGTTTATACTTATCTTCACCGGTATTGTCCCTGGTCTCATTGTGTATCTCATAACAATGTTTATAGTGCCACTCAAACCAAGTGCTCACTAG
- a CDS encoding HAD family phosphatase, with protein sequence MESKRKVAIFDIDGTIFRSSLLIELLNALIEAELFPKEARALYEKEYNKWLNRKGSYEDYVEAFVAAFMIHLKGVYYGDFADAAEKMIALHKDRVYRYTSDLIKDLKKKNYYLLAISQSPKTALDGFCKHLGFDKVYGRIYELGPEECFTGEIVDLHLIANKANIVKRAVEKEKLTLKDSIGVGDTEGDISFLEMVETPICFNPNAMLYKHSKRMKWKVVIERKDVIYEL encoded by the coding sequence ATGGAATCTAAACGAAAGGTGGCTATTTTTGATATAGATGGCACTATTTTCCGCTCAAGTCTTCTTATAGAATTACTCAATGCACTTATAGAGGCCGAACTATTTCCCAAGGAAGCTCGAGCTCTGTATGAAAAAGAATATAACAAGTGGCTCAATAGAAAAGGAAGTTACGAAGATTATGTTGAAGCATTTGTTGCGGCATTCATGATACATCTCAAAGGTGTGTACTATGGTGATTTTGCAGATGCCGCCGAAAAAATGATAGCACTACACAAAGACCGTGTATATCGCTACACCAGTGATTTAATAAAAGATCTGAAAAAAAAGAATTATTATCTACTTGCGATCTCACAGTCTCCAAAGACAGCACTTGATGGTTTTTGTAAACACTTGGGATTCGATAAGGTCTATGGCAGGATTTATGAACTCGGACCAGAAGAGTGCTTTACAGGAGAGATTGTTGATTTACATCTAATTGCAAACAAGGCAAATATTGTTAAACGTGCTGTAGAGAAAGAAAAACTAACTCTCAAAGACTCGATAGGAGTTGGAGACACTGAAGGGGATATTTCATTTCTTGAAATGGTTGAAACACCGATTTGTTTTAATCCCAATGCTATGCTTTACAAACATTCCAAACGAATGAAATGGAAAGTAGTTATTGAGCGCAAAGATGTTATTTACGAGCTTTAA
- the nth gene encoding endonuclease III has product MNDKKLRERKNRIAKIVKHLKKLFPNTGIALAYETNWELLVAVVLSAQCTDKRVNEVTQKLFKKYKTLNDYIRVSVQEFEQDIRSTGFYRNKAKNILAAAKMIKKEFGGTIPKTMEEILTIPGVARKTANVVLGNAYGVIDGIAVDTHVRRFTIKFDLSDYKDPVKIERDLMKLLPKREWFNFTYRIIEYGRSICKAHKHDCREHPLSKIYPSAAECWPRAK; this is encoded by the coding sequence ATGAATGACAAAAAATTACGAGAGCGAAAAAATCGTATTGCAAAAATAGTAAAACATCTTAAAAAATTATTTCCCAACACAGGTATAGCGCTTGCGTATGAAACCAATTGGGAACTTCTGGTGGCAGTAGTACTCTCAGCCCAGTGTACCGATAAACGAGTTAACGAAGTAACACAAAAATTGTTCAAAAAATACAAGACACTTAATGATTATATACGAGTTAGTGTGCAGGAGTTTGAACAGGATATAAGGTCAACAGGATTTTATCGAAATAAGGCAAAAAATATTCTTGCAGCGGCAAAAATGATAAAAAAAGAATTTGGTGGCACAATTCCAAAAACAATGGAAGAAATACTTACCATTCCTGGTGTTGCGCGAAAAACTGCCAATGTTGTTTTAGGAAATGCCTATGGTGTTATAGATGGAATAGCGGTAGATACTCATGTGAGGCGCTTCACAATAAAGTTTGACCTTTCGGACTACAAAGATCCCGTAAAAATTGAGCGGGATTTAATGAAATTGTTACCCAAAAGAGAATGGTTTAATTTTACTTATCGTATTATTGAATACGGAAGGAGTATCTGTAAGGCACATAAACATGATTGTAGGGAACACCCGCTCTCAAAGATTTATCCATCTGCGGCGGAGTGTTGGCCTAGAGCAAAATGA
- a CDS encoding DUF389 domain-containing protein — translation MSFFAQLRNASDADKSAAIQKLVADSTPDYDFFIMLGLAILMATFGLLINSVVVVLGSILIAPILYPVLSVSLGMVMSDNTLISHSVVTLLKSVAIGIGLSAVATLFFTSKYDSVTTEILARAEPSLLYFAVAIISGIAISIALVRPHLSEALPGVAVSVALIPPLAVIGIGIAKLDWDIISGSSALFLMNVIGIVFAGMISFSLLNLYVKRPVAITAIKKEEIRAKTEEEKAEKLEGKDEEKVEKLEEKEIKKAKKESTEKKEKEVKKIKEEKSTEEQLKI, via the coding sequence ATGTCTTTTTTCGCACAGTTGAGAAATGCCAGTGATGCTGACAAATCCGCAGCGATCCAAAAACTCGTCGCTGACAGCACGCCAGACTATGATTTTTTTATAATGCTGGGGCTTGCCATTCTTATGGCAACATTCGGGCTTCTCATTAACTCTGTTGTAGTAGTTCTAGGAAGTATACTCATTGCGCCAATACTCTATCCAGTGCTGTCTGTTTCGCTCGGCATGGTAATGTCGGATAACACTCTCATCTCACACTCTGTTGTAACACTTCTTAAATCAGTGGCGATTGGTATCGGACTTTCCGCCGTGGCGACTCTTTTCTTCACTTCAAAGTATGACAGCGTTACGACGGAGATTCTAGCACGAGCAGAACCATCACTTTTGTACTTTGCAGTAGCAATTATTTCTGGTATCGCAATCTCGATTGCGCTTGTGCGCCCCCATCTCTCCGAGGCACTTCCCGGAGTCGCGGTGTCGGTCGCACTAATCCCTCCGCTTGCAGTTATTGGTATTGGAATTGCAAAACTAGACTGGGATATTATCAGTGGTTCCTCGGCACTCTTTTTAATGAATGTTATCGGTATTGTTTTTGCCGGTATGATTAGCTTCTCGCTTCTTAATCTCTATGTGAAGAGACCGGTCGCTATTACAGCAATCAAAAAAGAGGAAATACGGGCTAAAACAGAAGAAGAGAAAGCAGAAAAATTAGAAGGAAAGGATGAAGAAAAAGTTGAAAAACTGGAAGAAAAAGAAATCAAAAAAGCAAAAAAAGAAAGTACAGAGAAAAAAGAAAAGGAAGTCAAGAAAATTAAAGAAGAAAAAAGCACCGAGGAACAACTCAAGATATAA
- a CDS encoding peptide-methionine (S)-S-oxide reductase, with product MSFDPGAVLCDELLKIFWGNHDPITRNQQRSDIVERYRSIIFYQTPKQKDEQ from the coding sequence TTGTCTTTTGACCCTGGAGCAGTGTTGTGTGATGAACTACTCAAAATTTTTTGGGGAAACCATGATCCAATAACTCGAAATCAACAAAGATCAGATATTGTGGAGAGGTATCGGTCAATAATCTTCTACCAGACACCAAAACAAAAAGATGAACAATAA